A region of Lathamus discolor isolate bLatDis1 chromosome 14, bLatDis1.hap1, whole genome shotgun sequence DNA encodes the following proteins:
- the LOC136022127 gene encoding uncharacterized protein LOC136022127, protein MALPGGQCCPWRWAALLAAVTCLLPGALLGAALGAAAAWWALRGRPPARRPLPPRSPARLLPPERSPPLRLPPRGPGPSLAARFPSPGQRAPWPLPRERAGTNGSAATATGPGVSAPSRGNCPGDGCWEQGSWCVTRPCQPASLPSSCRPRGKMASAVAQPQAPSVRRAPVPPLRPLVSSGGGWDGTCLPLTAL, encoded by the exons ATGGCGCTGCCGGGCGGGCAGTGCTGCCCTTGGCGCTGGGCGGCGCTGCTGGCGGCGGTCACCTGCCTGCTGCCGGGGGCGCTGCTGGGAGCGGCGCTGGGCGCGGCGGCCGCCTGGTGGGCGCTGCggggccgcccgcccgcccggcgCCCTCTGCCCCCGCGCTCTCCCGCACGGCTCCTGCCCCCCGAGCGCTCTCCCCCGCTGCGGCTGCCGCCCCGCGGGCCCGGGCCCAGCCTGGCCGCCCGCTTCCCGAGCCCTGGGCAGCGGGCGCCTTGGCCCCTGCCCAGGGAAAGGGCCGGCACTAACGGCAGCGCGGCCACCGCGACCGGGCCGGGTGTGAGCGCCCCGAGCCGCGGCAACTGCCCGGG GGAcggctgctgggagcagggctccTGGTGTGTGACGCGACCCTGCCAGCCCGCATCGCTCCCGTCTTCGTGTCGCCCGCGCGGCAAAATGGCGTCTGCAGTGGCCCAGCCGCAGGCGCCATCCGTGCGGAGAGCGCCCGTCCCGCCGCTGCGGCCTCTGGTGAGCTCGGGgggaggatgggatgggacgtGCCTGCCACTCACAGCGCTGTGA
- the LOC136022001 gene encoding uncharacterized protein LOC136022001, whose protein sequence is MRRTETPEAGAGSYREVPRRTGREQELRRRQESAPRTANKAVQTEEAVERREEERRQPPSPAPSLQKGRPRRRRICLLVPGETHPLALFPELHPGYPIVEEILEREREAAWQRPRWVLGPKAAATSQGSSGSRRTRAASTAAASVVSGQAASTGTGLADTTQPGSGSAPVLPGSSTSASSTRSGPRDRARKRHKEEDHRDAKWPFAPPTAKRRRF, encoded by the exons ATGCGCAGGACGGAGACCCCGGAGGCCGGCGCAGGATCCTACCGCGAGGTGCCACGACGGACAGGAAG AGAACAAGAACTGCGGCGACGGCAAGAGAGCGCTCCGAGGACAGCGAACAAGGCCGTGCAGACCGAGGAAG CTGTCGAGAGGCGTGAGGAGGAGCGGCGGCAGCCCCCGAGCCCAGCACCTTCCCTGCAGAAAGGAAGGCCACGCAGGAGGAGGATCTGCCTACTAGTGCCTGGCGAGACCCACCCGCTGGCGCTG TTCCCGGAGCTACATCCCGGATACCCCATCGTGGAGGAGATcctggagagggagagggaggcagCGTGGCAGCGCCCTCGATGGGTGCTGGGACCTAAGGCTG cagccaccagccAGGGCTCCTCAGGCAGCAGGCGCACACGGGCAGCATCCACGGCCGCAGCATCGGTCGTTTCTGGGCAAGCCGCTTCCACCGGCACCGGCCTCGCTGACACCACCCAGCCCGGAAGCGGGAGCGCGCCCGTGTTGCCAG GCTCGTCCACCTCTGCCTCTTCCACCCGGTCAGGACCCAGGGACAGAGCCCGCAAGCGGCACAAG gagGAGGACCACAGAGACGCCAAGTGGCCTTTTGCGCCACCGACAGCGAAGCGTCGTCGATTTTGA